In Streptomyces sp. NBC_01231, the sequence AACGGGGCGGTCCACTTGGTTCCACCCCGCGCGACCTGGCTCGGTGTGCCCTGCCTGGTGGCGTCAGCTAAATCCAATTGATTGATTAAGTCAACGCATCAGCCGTGTAAACTTTCGTCATGAATCGCCGTTCTTCACATGCAGGGCATAGGTCATGAGGCAGTGCAAAGGGTGCATCTCGACTCGCGTCGATGCCCGTCGTGGAGGAACGAAAAGCATGAGGAGCGGCAGGTGACGATGCTCGGCGGCACGAATCTGCCCCGGGTCGGGGGGTACAACCAGGCCGTCGTCCTGGACGCCATCCGGACCCGGGGGCCGGTGAGCCGTGTCGAACTGGCCGAGCTGACCGGCCTGACCAATCAGACCGTCTCGAACGTCGTCCGTAAGCTGCTCGACGCCGGCCTGGTCACGGAGACCGGCCACGCCCCTTCCAGTGGCGGCAAACGCCGCACTCTGCTGGCTGCCCGTCCCGAGGGGGCCTACGCGCTCGGTGTCCATCTCGACCCCGACGCGGCCGTCATCGTCCTGGTCGACCTGGCAGGTGAGGCGATCACCACCCGTCGCATCAGGCTCACCGTCCCCAGCGAGCCGACCGACGTCGTGCGACGGGTGGCCCGTGCGGCCCTCCGGCTCGTCGACCGGTCCGCCGTGGACCCCGCCCGACTGCTCGGTCTGGGCATCGCCGCTCCCGGACCGATCGACAGCTCCACCGGTACGGTGATCTCCCCGCCGAACCTACCCGGCTGGGACCGCGTCCGGCTGATCGAGATGTTCGCCGAGGCCACCGGCATGCCCGTGGCCCTGGACAACGACGCCACCGCCGCCGCCATCGGCGAACGCTGGATCGGCGGCGAGGCCAGGGCGGGCAGCTTCCTGTTCCTCTACCTGGGCACCGGTATCGGCGCCGGCATCGTCCTCAACAACACCGTCCTGCACGGCGATTCGGGCAACGCGGGGGAGTTCGGCCACATGGCCGTCGAACCGGGGGACCGCGTCTGCCACTGCGGCGGCACCGGCTGCCTCGGCCCCTACTGCAGCCCGGCCGCGATCATCGACGACCTGGTGCGCCGCCACGGACAGGCGGCCGCCGACCGTATCGGCCTGGCCGTGGATCCCCAAACCCTGCACGGCGACTGGAAGTTGCTCCGCCGGGCCGCCCGCACCGGCGACCCGTCGGCCTGCGACGTCGTACGCCACGCAGCCCGCCGCATCGGACAGGCCGCCCGGGGCGCCGTCAGCGTGCTCGATGTCAGCCGCGTCGTCCTCGGAGGCGAGGGGCTGCGCGGCATCGAGCACATCGTGCGAGAGGAGATCGACACGGCCGTCAACAGCACCTCCGTCGCCCGCGCCATCCGCCCCATCGCTGTCGAGCAGAGCGTGATGGTGGACACCGTCGGCGCGGTCGGTGCCGCGTCCCTCGTGCTGCACGGCAACTACACGCCCGGCTGGCGCATGCTCACCGAGTCCTCCGGCTGACCGCGGAAGGGGTGTCGGGAACTCACCTCCGGTAACCGCGGAGCTTTCGTCGACCTCCAAGCGTTCCCGTCACGGTCACACCTCCCGGTGGTCGATGCCGAGCAGGCTCGCGGCGGCGCGGAAGTCGGCGGTGTGGTGGCCGACCGCGAGGGACCAGTGGTGGCCTACGCCCGTGGCGCTCCACGCGTCGACCCACTCGCCCGGGTCACGGCCGAAGTCGACGCGGCTGGTGGTGTTGCCGATCTCCAGCAGCGGTCCCGGTACGACCGTGCCCTCGGACGTGATGAAGGAGAGGCTGCCGTCGGCGTCCTGGCCGAGGCCGAGGAGGGTGACGGGCCCGTGCTGGACGTCGAACTCCACGCTGACGCCCCAGCCCCGCTTGCCGTGGTAGACGCCCAGTCCCCGCAGCAGCGGGTCACGGGCGCTGACGGCGAGGTGGGCGGGTCCGTCATGGCCCATCTCCACGACACCGTCCTCGAAGTCGAGGGCCTGGATCTCGGTGAAGGAGCCCCCGGCGCCGATGCTCTGGGTGGCCAACTGGGCGACGCTGGTGCGCAGTTCGTACTCACCGGCCGCGGGCACGCCCCGGGCGGTGAGCAGCGAGGCCCCGAGGATCAGGCCGGCGCCGAGCCGCTCGTGCAGTTCGCCGTCGAGGCCGCGGTGGTAGTACGCGAGCGTGTCGAGCCCGAAGTCCTCGACCAGCCGGTCCAGTGCGACCGACACGGTCGCCCCCCACGCGAAGTCCTCGTCCGCCACACTGTCGTCGACAGCGAAGATCCGCCGGGCGAGAGCCATGCGCTCACGGCTCTCCTCCTCGGTCACCTTCTCCACCCGATGCCGCAGGTCGTCGAACTCCAGCACCTCGACATGCGAGCCGAACGTCGCCGGAAGCAGCGTCAGGTCCGTCGACACGTCCAGCATGCCGGGATACAGATGCCCCATCAGACCGTGCCGGCCGTGCCGGAGCGCGGCGCGGACGTGTGCGGCCCGGATCCACTGCTCGATGCGCCGCCAGGCCGACTCCTGTCGCAGCCAGCCCGACACCGACCGGAAGGGGATGCCGGCGCGGCGGAAGACGTTGCCGACCTCGGGCACGGGGCACTGTCCGCAGTAGGCCAGCCAGGCGCCCGTGTCGAAGGAGGCGTGGTCCATCCGTTCGGACGGCTGGAGATCGATGACCAGGACGGGGGTGTGCGAGCGCCGGGCGATCGGCAGCACCATCGACGAGGTCAGGTAGGTCGTCAGAAACAGCACGATCAGGTCGCAGTCCGCCCGGCGGAGCTCCTCGGCGGCGACCGCCCCTTCCTCGGCGTCGGAGATGAAGCCGACGTCGGTCACCTCCGCGTCCAGTCGCCGCAACCGCTCGGTGACGTACTGGGCCGACTCCCTCAACTGCGGCAGCAGCCCCGGGAACTGGGGCCAGTAGGTGCCGAGCCCGCCGGCGACCAGTCCGATCCTGGTACGGCGGCGGGGTACCGGGGGGAGCAGATCGCGCAGGGCGGCGGCGCGGTCCGCGGCCAGGGTGGTGGGTTCGGTCGTTGCCATGGGCGGTGCTCCTTCGGAGGTCCGGTTCGGATTCAGGCCCGGGTCGCTCCCAGATCCGCCGGGGCGGCAGCGGCATCAGGGGAACGCCGGATGAGGACACGGACGATGTAGACCCCGGCGACACCTGACGCCGCCATGCAGACGGTGATCGACCAGAGCAGCAGGGACACGCTGTACTCCATCAGGGCGGGCGTCACGAACGCGACGCCCGCGAAGACCCCTCGCGACAGGGCGTAGGTCAGGCCCTGGGTGGTGCCGCGGGTGTCCGGGGGCAGGGTGAGCTGCGACCACACCTTGTAACTGGCCTCCCCCGCAAAGGGGTTGGAGATCTGGTAGAGCACGAAGAAGACGAGCATGCCGACGAGGGCGCCCGCCGTGAGGGAGGCGATGCAGAAGGCGACGACCTGCACGATCGTGAACACGTAGAACAGCCGGTCGCGCCACGGGGTGTCGGCGAGCCGGACGAAGACGAAGGTCAGCACCAGCGCGATCGGGAGGAAGGCCAGGTTGATCCCGGTGGCCAGGCTCTGCGAGGCACCGCTGACCGTGACCAGCAGATAGGTGCCGAACTGGCCGAAGGTGTTGGCGCCGATGCCCCAGGTGACGTAGTAGAGGAAGGTCGCGGCCATCGGCAGCAACGCGGCACGGTTCCACACGTTCCTGAGCGCGGTTCCGCGCGGGGCGTCCAGCGCGGCCGCCTCGGCCTCCACCGCATCGTCCGGCGGCTCGTCGGCCAGTTCCAGACGGGCGCGGAGCTGCCAGGTGAGCAGCGCGGCGACGGCCAGATGGCCGGTGATGATCCGCGCTCCGGTCATGCCCGCGTCCGACAGGACGTAGCCGAGGAAGATGACGACGACGATGCCCAACACCCACATGACCTGGGTGAAGGACACGAGCCGGGCCCGGCCGTCGGCGGGCGCGGCGTCCGAGACCACGGCCAGGGACGTCGGCAGGTCGGCGCCTGCCGCCAGCCCCGCCACGAGCACGCCGACCAGGAGCACGATGTCGTTCGGCGCCAGGGTGATGACGACCGCGCCCAACGCGAAGCAGAGGATGTCCAGGTTGTAGACACGGCGGCGCCCGAACATGTCGGCGAGCCGTCCGCCGACGAGGGACCCGACGGCGATGCAGCCGGTGACGATCGCGCTGATCGCGCCGGCCATCCACACGCCCATGTCGTAGTGGTCCCGGTAGATGGCCAGGTTGACAGCGATGCTGACGATGAGAGCGGCGTCCAGGTACGAGGCCATGCCCGACAGGGCGGCGACCTTCCACAGGCGCTTGGGGATGGGCTGTTCCGGGTGATCCGGGGCAGTCGAAGTTCGGGCCATGATGCGACTCCGTCGTCGTCCGGGGATTGGCCTTGGTGCTTCGATCGACGAGACCCGGCGGAAGAACACGCGGAAGGAGCTGCGGAGGGGGACGTCGCGGCTCTGGGCCGGGTAGGTCGCAGTGACTATAGGATCCAAAAAACGTTACAACAAGCCCCCGCGCCCACTTCCGCGGAGAGAAGGCGCGGATCCTTCGTGGAGTCTCGTATCTGGTGAGGACGCCGCAGGTCCCCTACGGTGGAAGCGATGTAAAACGTTTTCAGATCCGCGAGGTTGCCCGGGCCGCACTCGGAAGGACCGCATTCGTGATCTCTCCTGAACTGCGACAGCTGTTCGACGACCCGCCCCGGGGCTTCGGCCCCACTCCGCTGTGGTGGTGGTCGGGCGCGAAGGTCACCAGGGAGCGCCTCGCATGGCAGCTGCGCAGGTTCGCGGACGGCGGCGTCCACAACCTCGTGGTGATCAACCTGGCCCCCGCCGGGCCGACCTTCGGCGCCCGGACCGACGATCCGGTGTGGTTCGGCGAGGAATGGTGGGCCCGTTTCACCGACGCCTGCCGGATCGCCGGGGAACTCGGCACCCGCCTGTGGTTCTACGACCAGATCGGGTTCTCCGGCGCCAACGTCCAGGGCGGTGTCACCCGCCGGCACCCGCGGGCCGCCGGCCGGGCCCTGCGCTCCCGCACGACGACCGTCTCCGGAGGCACGCTCGGGCTGCGGGGCGCCGAAAGCCCGGTCGCCGTCTACGACCTGACGGGACGTCGCCTGCCCATGGACCTGGACGCCGGTCCCGGCACCGCCCGGGTCGAGGCCGGGGACGGGACAGAGGTGCGGTTGGTCGCCACCGTCCCCACGGCGTTCGACTATCTGGACCCGCACGCCGTCGGCCTGCTGCTGGACGCCGTGCACCACGAGTTCGACCGGCGGGTCCCGGAGTACCTGGGCAACGTCGTGGCGGGGAGCTTCCAGGACGAGCTGCCCGGCACCAACTCCTGGAGCCACCGTTTCCCCGAGGAGTTCCGCGCCCGGCGCGGCTACGACCTGCTCGACCATCTGCCGGCCCTGTTCACCCCGACGGCCACCCCGGCGGAGAAGGCCCGGGCCGACCACCGAGCGGTCCGCGCCGACTACTACGCGGTCCGCGGGGAACTCACCGAAGAGGCCCTGTTCAGGCCGCTCGCCGCCTGGCACGAAGAACGCGGCATGCTCATCGGAGCCGACCAGAGCAACCCCGCGCGCGCGGGCTTCCCGGCCCAGTCCACGCAGATCTACACGGACTACTTCCGCACTCATCGCTGGTACGGAGCCGCCGGCAGCGACCACCACGGCGACGCCAAGGTCCACTCCTCCATGGCCCACCTCCACGGCCACGAGCGCGTCTGGATCGAGGCGTTCCACTCCTCCGGCTGGGGCGGCACCCTGGAGGACACCTACGACTGGCTCCTGCCGTTCCTGCGCAGTGGCGCCAACCTGTACAACCCGCACGCCAGTTACTTCGGTACCGCGGGCGGCTGGTTCGAGTGGGCGCCGCCGTCCACCGACTGGCGCCAGCCCTACTGGCAGCAGTACCCGGCGTTCTCCCGGGCCGTGGCCCGGATCTGCTCGATCATGTCCTGGGGTACCTACAGCGCCGACGTCGCGGTCCTGCACCCCACCGCGACCATGCAGTCCCTCATCCCGCTGGACGCGCCCGTCCAGCACTTCGGCGACGGCCGCCTCGGCGGGGCTCACGCCGACGTCGACGAGACGCAGCGCCACTACCTGGACCTGTGCGGCACGAACAACTGGCTGCGACCCCGGATCGGCGAACTGGACCGGCGGAGCGTCTCCTTCGACGTCATCGACGACGCCTCGGTTCTGTGCGCCAAGGCCGCGGACGGCTCCCTGCGCGTCAGGGACCAGGCGTACACCGCGGTCCTGCTGCCCTCGGCGAGCGTCCTGGAGGAGGAGACGGCACGCCGGTTGACCCAGCTGCTCGATGCCGGCGGCCGGGTGGTGGTCGTGGGCCGGCCGCCCGCGACGGCCGCCGGGGCGGACGGTGACGACGCCGTCGTCGTGGCGCTGCTGGACCATCCACGACTGGAGCGGGCGAGTGACGCCGCGGCGGGCGCGGCCGCGGTGGCCGACGCCGCAGGCCACGCGACGGGCGACGTACCGCTGCTCGTCAGGAGGCGGGGCGACGCGGCGGTCGCCCTGGTGACGGGGGCCTTTCCGGACGCCCGCACCGATCCGCCGAACGGCCGCCACGAGGTCGACCCCGCGCGTTACGCCCGCAGTACGGCCGTCACCGTGCGTGCCGCGGTCGCGGAGGCCGAGATCTGGAATCCGGCGACCGGCGCCCGAAGTCCGGCACGCGTCACCGTCGCCGACGGCATCTCGACCATCGACGTTCCACTGGAAGGCGCCCCCGCCGCTCTCGTCGTATGGCGCGAAGGCACACCGACCGTCCGGTCCACGGCACCGCTCCCCGAGCCGACGGAGACGATCGACGTCTCGGACGGTTGGGAGGGCCGACTGGTCCCCACCATGGACAACACCTGGGGCGACCTGGCGCTGCCCGCGGGCACGTCCGTCGACGAGCCGCAGATCTGGACCATGCGGTGGACCGAGACCGACGGGCCCGACGCGCACGGGGAGCAGTCGCGGGCGACGTACGGCAACCGGGTGTGCGTCCTGCCTCCGGTGCCCTGCGCCCAGGCCCCCGACCCGTTGCACGGCGCCCGTGTCGAGCAAATCCTGGCCGGGGCGGCGCCCCTGGCGCCCCCGGACGGCGGCTGGCGCGTCTCGTTGTACTCGTCGAGCCGGGGGATGGCGGATCAGGACGGTCTGCTCGGCAACAAGGGGATGGTGGCCGAGGAGTTCGTGCGCGTCCCCGTGCCCGGGAGCGGAACCGTCGCCCGGATCCGGGCGATCGTGGCGACGGACCACCGGGGCCCCGCCGATCTGCACATCGGCGCGGCTGCGGCAAAGCGGGTCTGGTGGAACGGCGAGCGGCTGGACATCGCGACGGGCTTTCTCGCCTCCGCCCAGGTGGAGGTCACGCGGTCCCACAACGTGCTCGAGTACGAACTGGGGGACGCCGAGGACCGGCCGCTGCTGATCTCGGGTGCCGCCGGCACACCGCTGGGCAGCTACTTCTGCCTCTCCCGCCCGGACGGGTTCACCGCGCGTCCGCAGTTCATGTGTCTCCCCGACGACGTACGACCGGACGGCGGAGTGACCTACCGGGGCCGGCTGCGCCTTCCCTCGGGCGGCGCGGCGGTGCTGGTCGTGGGCGCCGCGGTGGGCGTCACCGTCCTGCTCGACGGATCGGTCGTGGCGCGGCAGGAGAAGGTGGAGTACTACGAGTCCGACTGGGGCGCGGTACCGATGTTCTTCCGTCACCGACTGACCCTCGGGGCGGGCGAGCACGTCCTCGACGTGGTGGCCGACAGCGTCCACGCACGAGAAGCGGTCTTCGTCGACTGCGTGGCCGACGCGGGGTCCATCGCGACCGCTCTGGTCAGCGGCGCCGGGTGGGAGGCCCGGACGGGAGAGTGGCGCGGACGTACGGTCGAACACGAGGGCCGGTGGGGCGAGTTGCAGCACTGTTATGCCGCGGTACGGCCGCACCCGCTGCCGGACACCGAGTGGCTCACCGGCGCACCGGACCTCGGCACCGCCGTACTGCCGCTGCGGTCCACCGACGACGTCCGCGAGAGCGCGCAACGCTTCCGGTTCACGGTGCCCGCGGGCACCGTGTCGATGGACCTGCCGCTCGAGCTTCCCGCCCGGGTACGGGTCGGGGACGGCGCCGAGAAGACCCTCGACGGCCAGGTGCTGACACTGGATCAGCCGCTGTCGGAGCCCACCGAGATCGAGGCCGTCACCGTCCCCACGGCGGTGCTGCGGGGCGGCTCCGCCTGGCGCGGGCCGGTGCGGGTGCGTACCGTGCCGGCGCCCCTGCCGCTGGGGGACTGGCGCACGCTGGGGCTGGGCGGTTGGAGCGGCGGTGTGACGTACGCGCGGACCCTGGAGGTACCGGCCGGGCCGGACCCCGTGCTGGACCTCGGGCGGGTGCGCGGCAGCGTCTCGGTCCTTGTCGACGGCGAACCCGTGGGCGAGGCGTTCTGCGCGCCGTACCGCTTCGAACTCCGCGGTGCCGCCGGGCGTACCGTCCGCGTCGAGGTGACCGTCCACAACACCCTGGCCCCCTATTTCGCCGAAGCCACGCCGACCGCCTGGGCCTTCGAGTCCCAGCTCGGGTCGGGACTGCTCGGGCCCGTGACGCTCCGGATCCCCGGGCCCGCCTGACAGGGGCCGGGCTCAGGTGTCGGAAGGCGGCCGGGTCGAATCCCGGAGGACGAGGTCGGGCGCGAACACCCGTGTCCCGTGGGCGTGTTCCGCGCGGGCCTCCACCTCGTCGAGCAGCATCTCGACGGCCGCCCTGCCGAGTTCCTCGACCGGCTGCCGCACTGTCGTCAGGGTCGTCCCCACGAAGCTCGCGATGTCGAGGTCGCCGTAACCGACCACCTGCACCTCCTCGGGTATCCGCACGCCCCGCTCACCCAGTCCACGGCACAGCCCCGCGGCGAGGAAGTCGTTGGTGCAGAAGACCCCGTCGGGCAGCTCGTCCAGGCGGCGCGCGATCTCCCTGCCGTACGCCACCGTCATCTCCTCGGCGACGACCTGGCCCAGCCTCGCCGCACGCCGACTGCGCACGGCCTGCCGGGCGCCTTGGTACCGGTCGGCGCACTGCCGGATCCCGCGCTCCCCGTTCACCACGAGGACGTCACGCGCACCGCGGTCCAGGAGATGCGATACGGCGATCCGGCCTCCGGTGATGTCGTCGACGGAGACGGAGCAGCCGTCCTGGGCCGGCATCGCACGGTCCGCCAGCACCAGCGGGATGCCCCGCTCACGCAGCCGCGTCAGCCGGGTCGGATCGGCGCTGAGCGGAACCACCACGGCCCCGACGGCCCGCTGCTCGATCAGCATCGTGAAGTAGCCCTGCTCCCGCTCGGGCGCGTCCCCGCTGTCGCAGAGCACGAGGCTGTAGCCGTGCTCGTACGCCGCGTCCGCGGCACCCCGCGCGATGCGCGAGTAGAACGAGTTGGCCACGTCGGGCAGCACCAGACCGATGGAGGAGGAGTGCCCGGTCCGCAGGCCGGCGGCGCCCGGGTGGGGGACGTAGTCGAGCGCGGCGACCACGTCCCGGACCCGCTCGGCGGTGCGGGCGTTGACGCGCTCGGGCCGGTTGAGGACGTTCGACACCGTGGACACCGAGACCCCCGCGGCGGCGGCGACGTCCTGGATACGGGCGGGGCGAAGCGGAACGGCGTCCACCCCCCTCGCTGCGGCAGCCGTGCGACCAGGCACGACGCGGTCCTCATGGGCGGCGTCAGTCTACCCCGACCATCAGTAAATCGTTTTTCGGGAGGTGATGGTCGCCGAGGGGTGCCTCGGATCAGGCCTTCGCTCGGTCACGTGTCATGAGCCGCTTCAGGAGGGGCCAGGCCAGCAGCAACGCGATCACCGCGTACACGGTCACCGCGAAGGGCGTATCGACCAGTCCTGACACGCTGCCGTCGCTGATCTGCAGGGCCCTCCGCAGCTGCTGTTCGGCGTTCGGGCCGAGGATGACGCCGATGACCGCGGGCAGGATCGGCAGGCCGTAGCGCCGCATTCCGAAGCCGATCAGGCCGATGATCAGGAGGATCACCAGGTCGACCACCTCGCCGCCGACCGCGTACGCGCCGACCGCCGCGAAGAACATGATCCCGGCATACAGGTACGGCCGCGGGATGCGCAGCAGCTTGGCCCACACCGGAGCCAGCGGCAGGTTGAGCGCGAGCAGCAGCACCATGCCCACGAAGAGCGACGCGATCAGTCCCCAGACCAGATCCGGTTCGCGTTCGAAGAGGAGCGGGCCCGGCTGGATGCCGTACTGCTGGAAGGCGGCCAGCATGACCGCCGCGACCGCCGTGGTGGGCAGGCCGAGGGTCAGCATGGACACCAGCGTCCCCGCGGCCGAGGCCGACGCCGCCGACTCCGGTCCGGCCACCCCCTCGATCGCGCCCTTGCGGCCCCAGTCGTCCGGGTGCTTCGACAGGCGCTTCTCCGTGACGTACGACAGGAAGGTGGGGATCTCGGCGCCGCCCGCCGGAATCGCGCCGAACGGGAAGCCGATGAACGGGCCGCGCAGCCACGACTTCCAGGTCCGCCGCACATCGTCCCGGCCGAGCCACGGGCGGCCCACCGGGATCGGCTCGGACGGCAGGCGCCGTAGATGGGCCGCGACCCACAGGGCCTCGCCGATCGCGAAGAGGCCGACCGCGACGATCACCACGTCGATGCCGTCGGCGAGTTGGAGGGAACCGAAGGTCAGCCGTTGCTGGCCGGTCATCTGGTCCAGGCCCACCAGACCCAGCGTGAGACCGATGAGCAGGGACGCGAGCCCGCGGATGCGCGACGACCCCAGCACGGACGTCACCGCGATGAACGCCAGCACCATGATGGCGAAGTAGTCCGGAGCGCCGATGTCCACCGCCAGGTCGGCGACCGTCGGGGCGAGCGCGACCAGCAGGAGCGTCCCGATCAGACCGCCCGCGAAGTGGCCGATGGCGGCGGCCGCGAGCGCCTGCGCGCCACGCCCCGACTTGGCCATCGGGTTGCCCTCCATGGCCGCGACCACGGCGGCACTCTCACCGGGGGTGTTGAGCAGGATCGAGGTGGTCGAGCCGCCGAACATCGCCCCGTAGTAGATGCCCGCGAACATGATGAACGCGCCGGTCGGGTCGAGTCCGTACGTCACGGGCAGCAGGAGCGCGACCGCCATCGCGGGCCCGATGCCGGGCAGCACACCGATGGCGGTGCCCAGCAGCACACCGACGGCGGCCCACAGCAGGTTGATTGGGGTCAGGGCCGTACCGAAGCCGTCCATCAGGGAGTTGAAGGCGTTCACGTCACAGCACTCCCATCAGCGGGCCACCGGGCAGCGGCACTCCGAGCAGGTTGTTGAAGACGGCGTAGGTGGCCAGGGAGAGAACGGCCGCGATGAGCGGGTCCCGGTCGAGGCGGCGGCTGCCGAGCGCGAAGGCGGCTCCCCAGAAGAGCAGCGCGCCCGCGACGGGAAAGCCGACGGGTTCGATGAGGACGGCCGCGCCGAGGAACACGCCGGAGAGCAGCAGCACCGTGCGCCAGTCGGCGGGTTCGGAGAGGTCGATGTCCTCGCCGCCCTCGGCCTGGCCCCGGCCGCCGCGCAGGACGTCGACGGCGAGCAGGGCGGCGATGACGAGCAGCCCGACACCGACGACGACCGGTACCGTCTTCGGCCCGACGGGCCCGCGCTGAGTGACCTCGACGTCCATGGTGAGCGCGTCGGTCAGGACCAGCACGCCGAGCGCCAACAGCAGGACACAGACGCCGAGTTCGGAATGCTCACGCAGCCAGGAGCGGCGTTCCGCCGCCTCGCTCTCGGGGATGTCGGTCCGTGTCGTCACAGTCCCAGCTCCTTCAGCACCGACACCACGCGCTTGTCCTGGGCGTCCAGGAAGTCGCCGAACTTCTCGCCGGTCAGGAACGCGTCGTCCCAGCCGTTCTGCTGAAGGGACTTCTGCCACTCGGGCGAGTCGTGCAACTCCTCCACGAGGCGTACGAGCTTGTCGCGCTCGGCAGTGGAGAGGCCGGGCGGGGCCACGATGCCGCGCCAGTTGGTGAAGTCGACGTCGTAGCCGGACTCCTTGAGCGTGGGCGCGTCCTCGAGCTCGTCGACGCGTTCGGGGCCGGTGACCGCGAGCACCCGCAGCTCGCCCGCCTTGATCTGGTCGAGGTACTCGCCGACGCCGGACACCCCGAACGCGACCTTGTTGCCGAGGATCGAGGCGAGCAACTCGCCACCGCCGTCGAAGGGGATGTAGTTGACGTCCTTCGGCGGGACGCCGCCGGCCTTCGCCATCAGCATCGGCGCGAGATGGTCCGGCCCGCCGGGCGAGGAACCGCCGCCCACCGGGAGCTTGCCGGGATTCGCCCGCCACGCGTCGATCAGCTCGTCGATGCTCCGGTACGGGGAGTTCTTGGCGACCACGACGACGTCCTGCTCCTCGGTGAGGCGGGCGATCGGGGTGGTGTCGTCGAGTGTCCTCGGGGCGTGGTTGGAGCGGGCGGCGCCCACCACACCGAGACCCATCGACATGGCGAGCTTGCCGTTGCCGTGCTCGCTCACCAGCCGGCTGAGCCCTACCGTGCCGCCGGCGCCGGGCAGGTTGAACACCTCGATGTTGTGCGTGAGTCCGGCGTCCTCGGCGTTCTTCGCGGCCGTCCGGGCCGTGATGTCGTAGCCGCCGCCGGGCGTGTTGGGGACCATGAGGCGCAGGCCCGGGATCTGGGTGCCCGTCGCGGAGTCGCTGCCGGTCGTGAGCAGCGGAGGCCCGACGAGTACGAGCACGGCGGCTCCGAGCAGGGCGAGGGGGGTGCGCAGGCGCACGAGTGCCACCACCTGTCGGTACGTCTCTGCGGAACGGGGGAAGCCCTGTGGGGAGGGTGACGTGCGCCACATGCTGCCCGTGCGCCGCGGGCCTGTCTCTCTTCCGGAACCAACGGAGCTTGTGGTCTTTGCGGTCACCGGCGTCACGTGGGTGCGCACAGCTGCCTGGGCCGGTCTCTTTCCTTGGCCGCAGGTGAGCGCCATGATGGGCGCCCCGGCCCTGAGCCGCAGCCTGTCGCATCGGCACGAGAGATTGAGTCCGTCGTGGTCGCCTCCTTCCGTCGCCAGACCCTCGCGGGGGAGATGCTGGTCCTCCAGCTCGCCATCGTCGTGGTGGTGCTGCTGGCGGTCGCCGCCGTCTCGCTGGCCCAGTCGGAGGCCACGTTCAACCGCGTCGAGGGCCGCCGGGTCGGTGCGCTGGCCGAGCAGCTGGCCGCCACGCCCCTCGTGCGCAGCCAGCTGGTGGGGCGCGAGCCGCAGGAGGCCCTCGCCCCGCTGGTGAACTCCACGCAGACCCAGTCCGGGGTCACCTCCGTGACGGTGGCGGACGCCGACGGCCGGATCGTCAGCTCCACGAACCCCACGGCGCTCGGCGACCGCATGCCGCTGGGCGAGGGCGCCGCCGAGGGCCGGGGCTGGTCCGGCTCGCTGACCCTGGACGCCAGCCGCGAACTCGTCGCCCAGGTACCGGTACTCGGTGCGACCAAGGAGAACCTCGGGCAGCACCTGGGCACCGTGATGATCGGCGAAGCCGACCCGACGGTGTGGCAGCGCCTCAGCGGAGCGTCCTCGTACCTGCTCGCCTATCTCGGCATCGCCAGCGGCCTCGGCCTGGTCGGCTCCTGGCTGCTGGCCCGGCGC encodes:
- a CDS encoding glycosyl hydrolase, with protein sequence MISPELRQLFDDPPRGFGPTPLWWWSGAKVTRERLAWQLRRFADGGVHNLVVINLAPAGPTFGARTDDPVWFGEEWWARFTDACRIAGELGTRLWFYDQIGFSGANVQGGVTRRHPRAAGRALRSRTTTVSGGTLGLRGAESPVAVYDLTGRRLPMDLDAGPGTARVEAGDGTEVRLVATVPTAFDYLDPHAVGLLLDAVHHEFDRRVPEYLGNVVAGSFQDELPGTNSWSHRFPEEFRARRGYDLLDHLPALFTPTATPAEKARADHRAVRADYYAVRGELTEEALFRPLAAWHEERGMLIGADQSNPARAGFPAQSTQIYTDYFRTHRWYGAAGSDHHGDAKVHSSMAHLHGHERVWIEAFHSSGWGGTLEDTYDWLLPFLRSGANLYNPHASYFGTAGGWFEWAPPSTDWRQPYWQQYPAFSRAVARICSIMSWGTYSADVAVLHPTATMQSLIPLDAPVQHFGDGRLGGAHADVDETQRHYLDLCGTNNWLRPRIGELDRRSVSFDVIDDASVLCAKAADGSLRVRDQAYTAVLLPSASVLEEETARRLTQLLDAGGRVVVVGRPPATAAGADGDDAVVVALLDHPRLERASDAAAGAAAVADAAGHATGDVPLLVRRRGDAAVALVTGAFPDARTDPPNGRHEVDPARYARSTAVTVRAAVAEAEIWNPATGARSPARVTVADGISTIDVPLEGAPAALVVWREGTPTVRSTAPLPEPTETIDVSDGWEGRLVPTMDNTWGDLALPAGTSVDEPQIWTMRWTETDGPDAHGEQSRATYGNRVCVLPPVPCAQAPDPLHGARVEQILAGAAPLAPPDGGWRVSLYSSSRGMADQDGLLGNKGMVAEEFVRVPVPGSGTVARIRAIVATDHRGPADLHIGAAAAKRVWWNGERLDIATGFLASAQVEVTRSHNVLEYELGDAEDRPLLISGAAGTPLGSYFCLSRPDGFTARPQFMCLPDDVRPDGGVTYRGRLRLPSGGAAVLVVGAAVGVTVLLDGSVVARQEKVEYYESDWGAVPMFFRHRLTLGAGEHVLDVVADSVHAREAVFVDCVADAGSIATALVSGAGWEARTGEWRGRTVEHEGRWGELQHCYAAVRPHPLPDTEWLTGAPDLGTAVLPLRSTDDVRESAQRFRFTVPAGTVSMDLPLELPARVRVGDGAEKTLDGQVLTLDQPLSEPTEIEAVTVPTAVLRGGSAWRGPVRVRTVPAPLPLGDWRTLGLGGWSGGVTYARTLEVPAGPDPVLDLGRVRGSVSVLVDGEPVGEAFCAPYRFELRGAAGRTVRVEVTVHNTLAPYFAEATPTAWAFESQLGSGLLGPVTLRIPGPA
- a CDS encoding LacI family transcriptional regulator, which gives rise to MDAVPLRPARIQDVAAAAGVSVSTVSNVLNRPERVNARTAERVRDVVAALDYVPHPGAAGLRTGHSSSIGLVLPDVANSFYSRIARGAADAAYEHGYSLVLCDSGDAPEREQGYFTMLIEQRAVGAVVVPLSADPTRLTRLRERGIPLVLADRAMPAQDGCSVSVDDITGGRIAVSHLLDRGARDVLVVNGERGIRQCADRYQGARQAVRSRRAARLGQVVAEEMTVAYGREIARRLDELPDGVFCTNDFLAAGLCRGLGERGVRIPEEVQVVGYGDLDIASFVGTTLTTVRQPVEELGRAAVEMLLDEVEARAEHAHGTRVFAPDLVLRDSTRPPSDT
- a CDS encoding tripartite tricarboxylate transporter permease, producing MNAFNSLMDGFGTALTPINLLWAAVGVLLGTAIGVLPGIGPAMAVALLLPVTYGLDPTGAFIMFAGIYYGAMFGGSTTSILLNTPGESAAVVAAMEGNPMAKSGRGAQALAAAAIGHFAGGLIGTLLLVALAPTVADLAVDIGAPDYFAIMVLAFIAVTSVLGSSRIRGLASLLIGLTLGLVGLDQMTGQQRLTFGSLQLADGIDVVIVAVGLFAIGEALWVAAHLRRLPSEPIPVGRPWLGRDDVRRTWKSWLRGPFIGFPFGAIPAGGAEIPTFLSYVTEKRLSKHPDDWGRKGAIEGVAGPESAASASAAGTLVSMLTLGLPTTAVAAVMLAAFQQYGIQPGPLLFEREPDLVWGLIASLFVGMVLLLALNLPLAPVWAKLLRIPRPYLYAGIMFFAAVGAYAVGGEVVDLVILLIIGLIGFGMRRYGLPILPAVIGVILGPNAEQQLRRALQISDGSVSGLVDTPFAVTVYAVIALLLAWPLLKRLMTRDRAKA